GCGAGGGCGTTTTTTTAAAATACCGGCTGCAACGTTTGGTAAAGTTATTGGGCGACATGGCCAGCAGCTGCGCATAATCATTGGGCTTATGCAGGGTTAAATAATGCTGATCTAAAAGCTGCCTGAATTGCTCCATCTGCTCATCTTTCTCAGAAGGCTCTGCACGACTGTCAATCAGCTTAATTTTAATGCTGCTGGCTTTGGCCAGGAAGAGCTGCAGGTAAGAGCGCAGCACAATTTCAGACGGGGTCTGTTGCTTAAACTCATCGTCAATATCGTCCAGCAGGTTGGCAAATGTGCGCACATCCCTTTCGGCTAATGACACACAGGGCTGGATGTAGATATTATTAAACAGCAAGCCGTTACAGGCCACCTCAGCGCGGTGATACTCTATGCAATAAAAATCGCCGTGAAACTGGAGCTTTGTTACCGGAGTTGGGGTGCTTTGCTCTATATAAATAGTCTGTAGCGGCGTAGAGAACAGTATGACGGGTGCGGTATAATTAAACGTACCAAAATCGGCATGATAAGTCCCTTGCCCCTCTGGAATAAACAGGATAGTATATTCTGAGAACTGCACCGGGGTATTCAGCGCACTGGTGTCTAATCTTTTTATGCCAAGCAGGTATTCGCCATCTCTTGTAAATACTTCCTTCATAGGTTGTTCGTAGTGATCAAAGTTTTACTGTCGCAAATCTGGCCCTTTTTCCCCGATTGCTTATAAGGCCAGCCTTGCCACACAAACTTAAATGAAACCAGCCACTATTTGCAAGTTGTTTAGGAAATGATGTTTTGTGGACGCGATAATACAATTGAGTCCCCGTTGTCACCTCATTTGTTTCTCGCTCCGCGGATTTTACAGAACGAAAACAGAAAAAGGCAGTATTTTTGTTAAACTTGCATTTTATGAACGACGATTTTTATCAGCGGTTGTTTGCCAAACAGCAGCAATTAGAGAGCGTACCCTCAAATGAGGAGATTGCAGGTTGGGCGCTCAACGTCATTCACCTGATGTACCCTGAACGTACCGGCCGGGTTTTCGCTTCTTTAGATGAGCTGAAACGGGAGTTTTTGCGCCTGGAGGATGAACTATGCGAGATTATACAAACCACCAAGGCTTGCTCAAAATGCGATCCGTTTAAACTGGCTGCAAAATTCTTTGCTGAGTTACCCGAGCTTTTCCGCGTACTGAATACCGATATTGAAGCCATTTTTGACGGCGACCCAGCAGCCCGCACCGAGTTTGAGGTGATCCGTACCTATCCGGGCTTTTATGCTATTGCACTTTACCGTGTGGCCCATCTGCTTTGTCAGCTTGATCTGCCGTTGATACCCCGTATACTCACAGAGTATGCACACTCCAAAACAGGTATTGATATACACCCGGCGGCACGCATTGGCGAGCATTTTTATATTGACCATGGCACCGGCATTGTAATTGGCGAAACCTGTATTATAGGCAATAACGTAAAGATCTACCAGGGTGTTACCCTCGGCGCGTTGAGCGTGGCTAAATACATGGCCAATACCAAGCGCCACCCAACGGTAGAAGACCATGTGGTTATCTACGCGGCGGCCACCATTT
This region of Mucilaginibacter yixingensis genomic DNA includes:
- the epsC gene encoding serine O-acetyltransferase EpsC; the encoded protein is MNDDFYQRLFAKQQQLESVPSNEEIAGWALNVIHLMYPERTGRVFASLDELKREFLRLEDELCEIIQTTKACSKCDPFKLAAKFFAELPELFRVLNTDIEAIFDGDPAARTEFEVIRTYPGFYAIALYRVAHLLCQLDLPLIPRILTEYAHSKTGIDIHPAARIGEHFYIDHGTGIVIGETCIIGNNVKIYQGVTLGALSVAKYMANTKRHPTVEDHVVIYAAATILGGETVIGHHSIIGGNVWLTKSIAPYSKVYHTPNSPVVETI
- a CDS encoding AraC family transcriptional regulator: MKEVFTRDGEYLLGIKRLDTSALNTPVQFSEYTILFIPEGQGTYHADFGTFNYTAPVILFSTPLQTIYIEQSTPTPVTKLQFHGDFYCIEYHRAEVACNGLLFNNIYIQPCVSLAERDVRTFANLLDDIDDEFKQQTPSEIVLRSYLQLFLAKASSIKIKLIDSRAEPSEKDEQMEQFRQLLDQHYLTLHKPNDYAQLLAMSPNNFTKRCSRYFKKTPSQMIQERLVLEAKKQLHLTRQSIKEIAYALKFEDEFYFSRFFKKVTNVSPQTFRNKTGYSIVADLSKQ